GGTATACAGCGTCAGATACAGCATCGGCTCGCGCATCGAGCGCGATGACGATTCAAACGTCCAAAATTTGTTGCCGATGAATCCGAAGATCATGCCGGTGAGATATGCCAACCCCTTGGCCAGACTGGTGCCCAGTCCCGCCCCGGTGAGCAGTGTGTACATTCCCAAGTCGATCAGCACCGCCGTGCAACCAATGACGACGAACCGAAGCAGTTGTTTGCGGGTCTCAGACATGACGGCCTGCTTTCGATTGCGACCACGCCCAATAGCGCGTCCAACGCTCATAATCCGCGACATCATC
This DNA window, taken from Tuwongella immobilis, encodes the following:
- a CDS encoding GtrA family protein — translated: MSETRKQLLRFVVIGCTAVLIDLGMYTLLTGAGLGTSLAKGLAYLTGMIFGFIGNKFWTFESSSRSMREPMLYLTLYTCSLGVNVAVNSLVLAFLGAEWKLFAFLTATGVSTVMNFVGLKWVTFRNRGSEPISESALDEPLPVMMQGD